The Alphaproteobacteria bacterium genome includes a window with the following:
- a CDS encoding DUF1850 domain-containing protein, translated as MNGLAVLCLGVWPSLIGATVPAQEFTLAWTHSIEKIRWEEDWRVTDDGKILPVGARIQGSGAGMEPPSDAVLRDGWYHYSPRVAPLTHVTLRRSGLTRDYTICWDGQCRPMEALLPPGPDGTDLFACPAR; from the coding sequence GTGAACGGGCTCGCGGTTCTCTGCCTTGGCGTCTGGCCGTCGCTGATCGGGGCGACGGTGCCGGCGCAGGAATTCACGCTCGCCTGGACCCACTCGATCGAAAAGATCCGGTGGGAGGAGGATTGGCGCGTCACGGACGACGGCAAGATCCTGCCCGTCGGCGCGCGCATTCAGGGCAGCGGGGCGGGGATGGAGCCGCCGTCCGACGCCGTGTTGCGCGACGGCTGGTATCACTACAGCCCCCGCGTCGCGCCGCTCACGCATGTGACGCTGCGCCGTTCGGGGCTGACCCGCGACTACACGATCTGTTGGGACGGCCAATGCCGCCCGATGGAGGCGCTGTTGCCGCCCGGGCCCGACGGCACCGATCTATTCGCCTGTCCGGCGCGTTAA